A genomic region of Bactrocera dorsalis isolate Fly_Bdor chromosome 3, ASM2337382v1, whole genome shotgun sequence contains the following coding sequences:
- the LOC105226658 gene encoding centrosomin isoform X1 encodes MSDNMRVNVSKERADAEMANAAAAAGSHPDVDEEISVIQNMTSFLLEHGGAEVDSKVLRTIAEALSKRLNDTSPSTLKDVTMEHSYGVGFPCVSLQGHGTTSPPVQGRSVREFEEQMASLRKENFNLKLRLYFLEESVPGYHQANAEGHDSLMKQLIETKVEIEILRKELEQKQELLKEAAQAMNHMEDIQKETESKGQAFIEELKQKIQFLEMERDLDKTQQSGFMNDLLGHSEISENVNTLQKIRELEGMVTQSESKIMAMQTQNNKFEELLAKRDETIKEYEEKVKELAFQNAELLEMMENKEKDMANIELNLKSLRLCNADLKEDNSNLIEALKSTQDNFHKEFSNMKVCEKRMREQQDALSQMQRDLKEKKIALADKLCELDDAQQELVKLRKSYDTACRTLQQLLQREKQQQQDGVNRALSDSEALQNHLQKCDHENTIKNLEAEVKKKTAALQNLVNNELWQKNREIERLTKLVNANTTTTSPLSPTAARKNLESLQLQQSFTESDYAKALEHNKLLQRKVDVLNQRLISGRSNEALIEELRLEARTARAEADNAETCRVAYAKVFGALSDRLYELAGFLNSLMKHKEVLSFLSTDRRRAMRTAVDCSLDLSTSIRETLTTGDQSFEGLSNLSRLLLDDDEHDVVGLTNKTLNSHEHLRARHSFDVLRSENKALRKILDSRRSCGGTADYAKDAKDRRSLPPFLLDNLSESEAWSEPDRQVSMARIGLEEHGATATNVSVKDTISKQAPATADTDSESESDALQQSRTTKLRNQERITQLEKLIAQRDERILMVQFQLVEADNNLKKESLRAITLTQEVEQLRQRNEELITDLIAIGSEPSNASNAAINSSVIQRQIDEKTRAVEQLQGERDRIAVEARLAEVQVGALKADIEDIKQKYEIQLKLASEKERQRLDTLKHELEELMQQRLKEQERIHKDTLTREWIARTTYEECKAQLTELQTQYIEAQRNIDYLTENEQELKESLITSEMEVRSLKKQLDESVLQASKFITERTKLYNEKLQVEKRLMDLQQQLSSAERQHTTTAQRVKELEALQQTLNEQLAQAQLALAAKRLNASDASQSGYASDEVQKSSTKRESNSSPDLGIHSDTGRVSSVELSNLQRSLLKTVPMPSGGEKVTQEDIRYSKQDKGNINALVSKRPQHSSSSDLGIESDTGRTSSMDIKNESPTRTETDDSNTENKMSVANVNTSATATAGANAGTHPIHDCIKVEQENAELRRKLVQTKRAFEETYKKLHIANQRKETFQKEIKDQILKTKNVLKYARLHMAKVQQPNAPHHHETEAHEQETQHNQQQQKQHHHHQQQQRNVTNDGGASTSKSSSDAPH; translated from the exons CACGAGTCCGAGCACACTGAAGGATGTTACAATGGAGCATTCAT ATGGTGTTGGATTTCCCTGTGTCAGCCTACAGGGCCACGGCACGACCTCGCCGCCGGTGCAGGGTCGCTCCGTGCGCGAATTCGAAGAGCAAATGGCATCGCTGCgcaaagaaaatttcaatttgaagcTGCGTTTATATTTCCTCGAGGAGAGTGTGCCAGGTTATCATCAAGCGAATGCCGAGGGTCATGATTCGCTTATGAAGCAGCTGATCGAAACAAAG gttgaaattgaaattttacgtAAGGAACTGGAGCAGAAACAGGAGTTATTAAAGGAAGCTGCGCAAGCTATGAATCACATGGAGGATATACAGAAAGAAACTGAGTCAAAGGGGCAGGCTTTTATTGAAGAACTCAAGCAGAAGATACAGTTTTTGGAG ATGGAACGCGACTTGGATAAGACTCAACAAAGCGGTTTTATGAACGATTTGCTTGGACATTCAGAGATTTCGGAAAATGTCAATACTTTACAAAAA ATACGTGAACTTGAGGGCATGGTCACACAGTCGGAGAGCAAAATAATGGCAATGCAAACACAGAATAACAAGTTCGAAGAGCTGCTTGCGAAGCGTGATGAGACAATCAAGGAATATGAGGAGAAAGTGAAGGAATTGGCTTTCCAAAATGCTGAACTCTTGGAGATGATGGAGAACAAGGAAAAGGATATGGCCAATATTGAG CTTAATTTGAAAAGTCTACGTCTGTGTAATGCCGATCTGAAGGAAGATAATAGCAACTTAATTGAAGCTTTGAAGTCCACACAAGATAATTTCCATAAAGAGTTTTCAAATATGAAAGTATGCGAAAAGCGCATGCGCGAACAGCAGGATGCATTGAGCCAAATGCAA cgcGACTTGAAGGAGAAGAAGATCGCGTTGGCTGATAAATTGTGCGAGTTGGACGATGCGCAACAGGAGTTGGTGAAGCTGCGCAAAAGCTATGACACCGCTTGTCGTACGCTGCAACAGCTCTTGCAACGCgagaagcagcagcaacaagatGGCGTCAATCGTGCCTTGAGCGACTCGGAGGCTTTACAAAATCACTTGCAGAAATGCGATCATGAGAATACGATCAAGAATCTGGAAGCCGAAGTCAAGAAGAAGACTGCAGCCTTGCAG AATCTCGTCAACAATGAACTTTGGCAAAAGAATCGCGAAATCGAACGTCTCACAAAGTTGGTCAATGCTAATACGACGACGACATCGCCACTCTCACCAACAGCCGCACGCAAAAATCTTGAGTCCCTCCAATTGCAGCAATCATTCACCGAAAGTGATTACGCCAAAGCGCTGGAGCACAACAAGCTGCTACAACGTAAAGTGGATGTGTTGAATCAGCGTTTGATCAGCGGACGTAGTAATGAAGCGCTGATCGAAGAATTGCGCTTGGAAGCGCGCACAGCACGTGCCGAAGCCGACAATGCAGAAACCTGTCGAGTCGCATATGCCAAAGTCTTCGGTGCGCTATCGGATCGTCTGTACGAGTTGGCCGGTTTCCTCAATTCGCTTATGAAGCACAAGGAGGTGTTGAGCTTCCTGTCAACGGATCGCCGACGTGCCATGCGCACGGCTGTCGACTGCAGTCTCGATTTGTCGACAAGCATACGTGAGACACTGACCACCGGCGATCAAAGCTTTGAAGGTTTAAGCAATTTATCGCGCCTGCTATTGGACGACGATGAGCATGACGTTGTTGGACTCACCAATAAGACACTAAATTCGCACGAACACTTGCGTGCGCGTCACTCCTTCGATGTATTGCGCTCGGAGAATAAGGCATTGCGTAAGATATTGGATAGTCGCCGCAGTTGTGGCGGCACTGCGGACTATGCGAAGGATGCCAAAGACCGACGCTCATTGCCACCATTTTTGTTAGATAATCTGAGCGAATCGGAGGCGTGGTCCGAACCAGATCGTCAAGTGTCGATGGCGCGCATTGGACTGGAGGAGCACGGCGCTACAGCGACAAATGTCTCAGTGAAGGACACGATCAGCAAGCAAGCGCCAGCAACGGCCGACACGGACAGCGAGAGCGAAAGTGATGCGTTGCAACAGAGCCGCACAACAAAACTGCGCAATCAGGAGCGTATTACGCAGCTGGAGAAGTTGATAGCACAGCGTGATGAGCGCATCTTAATGGTGCAGTTTCAATTGGTCGAGGCTGACAACAATCTGAAGAAAGAATCTCTACGTGCCATAACGCTGACGCAAGAAGTCGAACAGTTGCGTCAACGCAATGAAGAATTAATCACCGATCTGATCGCGATCGGCAGTGAGCCATCCAATGCTAGCAACGCAGCCATCAACAGCTCGGTTATACAGCGGCAGATTGATGAAAAAACGCGTGCCGTCGAACAACTGCAAGGGGAGCGTGATCGTATAGCGGTGGAGGCGCGACTCGCCGAAGTGCAAGTGGGCGCGCTGAAGGCCGACATTGAAGACATCAAGCAGAAGTATGAAATACAATTGAAGTTGGCCAGCGAAAAGGAACGCCAACGCTTGGATACGCTCAAGCATGAATTGGAGGAGCTCATGCAACAACGCCTGAAGGAGCAGGAGCGTATACACAAAGACACATTGACGCGTGAATGGATTGCGCGCACCACTTACGAAGAGTGCAAAGCGCAACTAACCGAACTGCAAACACAATACATTGAGGCGCAACGCAACATCGACTACCTGACGGAAAACGAGCAAGAACTCAAAGAATCGCTGATCACCAGCGAAATGGAAGTGCGCAGCCTCAAAAAGCAATTGGACGAAAGCGTGCTGCAAGCATCCAAATTTATTACCGAACGCACAAAACTATACAATGAGAAGTTGCAAGTGGAGAAACGTTTAATGGACTTGCAACAACAGCTGAGCTCAGCTGAAAGACAACACACGACAACAGCACAGCGTGTCAAAGAGCTGGAAGCGCTACAACAAACGCTGAACGAACAATTGGCGCAAGCACAATTAGCCTTGGCAGCTAAACGTCTTAATGCCAGCGATGCATCTCAATCGGGCTATGCCTCGGACGAAGTGCAGAAGTCGAGTACGAAACGCGAAAGCAATTCGTCGCCCGATTTGGGTATACACAGCGATACGGGACGTGTGTCCAGCGTGGAATTGTCCAATCTGCAACGCTCGCTGCTAAAGACTGTGCCTATGCCAAGCGGTGGTGAAAAGGTCACTCAGGAag ATATCAGATACAGCAAACAGGATAAGGGTAACATCAACGCACTAGTGAGCAAGCGCCCACAACACAGTTCATCCTCTGATCTGGGTATTGAGAGCGATACGGGACGTACGTCCAGCATGGATATCAAAAATG AATCCCCAACCCGCACAGAGACGGATGACAGCAACACAGAAAATAAGATGAGTGTGGCGAACGTGAATACGAGTGCTACCGCCACCGCTGGCGCCAACGCAGGCACCCACCCCATACACGATTGCATTAAGGTAGAACAAGAAAATGCCGAATTGCGACGCAAACTCGTACAAACGAAGCGCGCATTCGAAGAGACGTATAAAAAATTGCACATTGCAAATCAGCGTAAAGAAACCTTCCAGAAAGAGATTAAAGATCAAATactaaaaacgaaaaatgtactaaaatatGCGCGCCTACATATGGCTAAAGTGCAGCAACCTAATGCACCGCATCATCATGAAACCGAAGCACATGAGCAAGAAACACAACACaatcaacaacagcaaaaacaacatcatcatcatcaacaacaacaacgtaatgTAACAAATGATGGTGGCGCCAGCACGTCAAAATCAAGTAGTGATGCACCGCATTAA
- the LOC105226658 gene encoding centrosomin isoform X4: MSDNMRVNVSKERADAEMANAAAAAGSHPDVDEEISVIQNMTSFLLEHGGAEVDSKVLRTIAEALSKRLNDTSPSTLKDVTMEHSYGVGFPCVSLQGHGTTSPPVQGRSVREFEEQMASLRKENFNLKLRLYFLEESVPGYHQANAEGHDSLMKQLIETKVEIEILRKELEQKQELLKEAAQAMNHMEDIQKETESKGQAFIEELKQKIQFLEMERDLDKTQQSGFMNDLLGHSEISENVNTLQKIRELEGMVTQSESKIMAMQTQNNKFEELLAKRDETIKEYEEKVKELAFQNAELLEMMENKEKDMANIERDLKEKKIALADKLCELDDAQQELVKLRKSYDTACRTLQQLLQREKQQQQDGVNRALSDSEALQNHLQKCDHENTIKNLEAEVKKKTAALQNLVNNELWQKNREIERLTKLVNANTTTTSPLSPTAARKNLESLQLQQSFTESDYAKALEHNKLLQRKVDVLNQRLISGRSNEALIEELRLEARTARAEADNAETCRVAYAKVFGALSDRLYELAGFLNSLMKHKEVLSFLSTDRRRAMRTAVDCSLDLSTSIRETLTTGDQSFEGLSNLSRLLLDDDEHDVVGLTNKTLNSHEHLRARHSFDVLRSENKALRKILDSRRSCGGTADYAKDAKDRRSLPPFLLDNLSESEAWSEPDRQVSMARIGLEEHGATATNVSVKDTISKQAPATADTDSESESDALQQSRTTKLRNQERITQLEKLIAQRDERILMVQFQLVEADNNLKKESLRAITLTQEVEQLRQRNEELITDLIAIGSEPSNASNAAINSSVIQRQIDEKTRAVEQLQGERDRIAVEARLAEVQVGALKADIEDIKQKYEIQLKLASEKERQRLDTLKHELEELMQQRLKEQERIHKDTLTREWIARTTYEECKAQLTELQTQYIEAQRNIDYLTENEQELKESLITSEMEVRSLKKQLDESVLQASKFITERTKLYNEKLQVEKRLMDLQQQLSSAERQHTTTAQRVKELEALQQTLNEQLAQAQLALAAKRLNASDASQSGYASDEVQKSSTKRESNSSPDLGIHSDTGRVSSVELSNLQRSLLKTVPMPSGGEKVTQEDIRYSKQDKGNINALVSKRPQHSSSSDLGIESDTGRTSSMDIKNESPTRTETDDSNTENKMSVANVNTSATATAGANAGTHPIHDCIKVEQENAELRRKLVQTKRAFEETYKKLHIANQRKETFQKEIKDQILKTKNVLKYARLHMAKVQQPNAPHHHETEAHEQETQHNQQQQKQHHHHQQQQRNVTNDGGASTSKSSSDAPH, from the exons CACGAGTCCGAGCACACTGAAGGATGTTACAATGGAGCATTCAT ATGGTGTTGGATTTCCCTGTGTCAGCCTACAGGGCCACGGCACGACCTCGCCGCCGGTGCAGGGTCGCTCCGTGCGCGAATTCGAAGAGCAAATGGCATCGCTGCgcaaagaaaatttcaatttgaagcTGCGTTTATATTTCCTCGAGGAGAGTGTGCCAGGTTATCATCAAGCGAATGCCGAGGGTCATGATTCGCTTATGAAGCAGCTGATCGAAACAAAG gttgaaattgaaattttacgtAAGGAACTGGAGCAGAAACAGGAGTTATTAAAGGAAGCTGCGCAAGCTATGAATCACATGGAGGATATACAGAAAGAAACTGAGTCAAAGGGGCAGGCTTTTATTGAAGAACTCAAGCAGAAGATACAGTTTTTGGAG ATGGAACGCGACTTGGATAAGACTCAACAAAGCGGTTTTATGAACGATTTGCTTGGACATTCAGAGATTTCGGAAAATGTCAATACTTTACAAAAA ATACGTGAACTTGAGGGCATGGTCACACAGTCGGAGAGCAAAATAATGGCAATGCAAACACAGAATAACAAGTTCGAAGAGCTGCTTGCGAAGCGTGATGAGACAATCAAGGAATATGAGGAGAAAGTGAAGGAATTGGCTTTCCAAAATGCTGAACTCTTGGAGATGATGGAGAACAAGGAAAAGGATATGGCCAATATTGAG cgcGACTTGAAGGAGAAGAAGATCGCGTTGGCTGATAAATTGTGCGAGTTGGACGATGCGCAACAGGAGTTGGTGAAGCTGCGCAAAAGCTATGACACCGCTTGTCGTACGCTGCAACAGCTCTTGCAACGCgagaagcagcagcaacaagatGGCGTCAATCGTGCCTTGAGCGACTCGGAGGCTTTACAAAATCACTTGCAGAAATGCGATCATGAGAATACGATCAAGAATCTGGAAGCCGAAGTCAAGAAGAAGACTGCAGCCTTGCAG AATCTCGTCAACAATGAACTTTGGCAAAAGAATCGCGAAATCGAACGTCTCACAAAGTTGGTCAATGCTAATACGACGACGACATCGCCACTCTCACCAACAGCCGCACGCAAAAATCTTGAGTCCCTCCAATTGCAGCAATCATTCACCGAAAGTGATTACGCCAAAGCGCTGGAGCACAACAAGCTGCTACAACGTAAAGTGGATGTGTTGAATCAGCGTTTGATCAGCGGACGTAGTAATGAAGCGCTGATCGAAGAATTGCGCTTGGAAGCGCGCACAGCACGTGCCGAAGCCGACAATGCAGAAACCTGTCGAGTCGCATATGCCAAAGTCTTCGGTGCGCTATCGGATCGTCTGTACGAGTTGGCCGGTTTCCTCAATTCGCTTATGAAGCACAAGGAGGTGTTGAGCTTCCTGTCAACGGATCGCCGACGTGCCATGCGCACGGCTGTCGACTGCAGTCTCGATTTGTCGACAAGCATACGTGAGACACTGACCACCGGCGATCAAAGCTTTGAAGGTTTAAGCAATTTATCGCGCCTGCTATTGGACGACGATGAGCATGACGTTGTTGGACTCACCAATAAGACACTAAATTCGCACGAACACTTGCGTGCGCGTCACTCCTTCGATGTATTGCGCTCGGAGAATAAGGCATTGCGTAAGATATTGGATAGTCGCCGCAGTTGTGGCGGCACTGCGGACTATGCGAAGGATGCCAAAGACCGACGCTCATTGCCACCATTTTTGTTAGATAATCTGAGCGAATCGGAGGCGTGGTCCGAACCAGATCGTCAAGTGTCGATGGCGCGCATTGGACTGGAGGAGCACGGCGCTACAGCGACAAATGTCTCAGTGAAGGACACGATCAGCAAGCAAGCGCCAGCAACGGCCGACACGGACAGCGAGAGCGAAAGTGATGCGTTGCAACAGAGCCGCACAACAAAACTGCGCAATCAGGAGCGTATTACGCAGCTGGAGAAGTTGATAGCACAGCGTGATGAGCGCATCTTAATGGTGCAGTTTCAATTGGTCGAGGCTGACAACAATCTGAAGAAAGAATCTCTACGTGCCATAACGCTGACGCAAGAAGTCGAACAGTTGCGTCAACGCAATGAAGAATTAATCACCGATCTGATCGCGATCGGCAGTGAGCCATCCAATGCTAGCAACGCAGCCATCAACAGCTCGGTTATACAGCGGCAGATTGATGAAAAAACGCGTGCCGTCGAACAACTGCAAGGGGAGCGTGATCGTATAGCGGTGGAGGCGCGACTCGCCGAAGTGCAAGTGGGCGCGCTGAAGGCCGACATTGAAGACATCAAGCAGAAGTATGAAATACAATTGAAGTTGGCCAGCGAAAAGGAACGCCAACGCTTGGATACGCTCAAGCATGAATTGGAGGAGCTCATGCAACAACGCCTGAAGGAGCAGGAGCGTATACACAAAGACACATTGACGCGTGAATGGATTGCGCGCACCACTTACGAAGAGTGCAAAGCGCAACTAACCGAACTGCAAACACAATACATTGAGGCGCAACGCAACATCGACTACCTGACGGAAAACGAGCAAGAACTCAAAGAATCGCTGATCACCAGCGAAATGGAAGTGCGCAGCCTCAAAAAGCAATTGGACGAAAGCGTGCTGCAAGCATCCAAATTTATTACCGAACGCACAAAACTATACAATGAGAAGTTGCAAGTGGAGAAACGTTTAATGGACTTGCAACAACAGCTGAGCTCAGCTGAAAGACAACACACGACAACAGCACAGCGTGTCAAAGAGCTGGAAGCGCTACAACAAACGCTGAACGAACAATTGGCGCAAGCACAATTAGCCTTGGCAGCTAAACGTCTTAATGCCAGCGATGCATCTCAATCGGGCTATGCCTCGGACGAAGTGCAGAAGTCGAGTACGAAACGCGAAAGCAATTCGTCGCCCGATTTGGGTATACACAGCGATACGGGACGTGTGTCCAGCGTGGAATTGTCCAATCTGCAACGCTCGCTGCTAAAGACTGTGCCTATGCCAAGCGGTGGTGAAAAGGTCACTCAGGAag ATATCAGATACAGCAAACAGGATAAGGGTAACATCAACGCACTAGTGAGCAAGCGCCCACAACACAGTTCATCCTCTGATCTGGGTATTGAGAGCGATACGGGACGTACGTCCAGCATGGATATCAAAAATG AATCCCCAACCCGCACAGAGACGGATGACAGCAACACAGAAAATAAGATGAGTGTGGCGAACGTGAATACGAGTGCTACCGCCACCGCTGGCGCCAACGCAGGCACCCACCCCATACACGATTGCATTAAGGTAGAACAAGAAAATGCCGAATTGCGACGCAAACTCGTACAAACGAAGCGCGCATTCGAAGAGACGTATAAAAAATTGCACATTGCAAATCAGCGTAAAGAAACCTTCCAGAAAGAGATTAAAGATCAAATactaaaaacgaaaaatgtactaaaatatGCGCGCCTACATATGGCTAAAGTGCAGCAACCTAATGCACCGCATCATCATGAAACCGAAGCACATGAGCAAGAAACACAACACaatcaacaacagcaaaaacaacatcatcatcatcaacaacaacaacgtaatgTAACAAATGATGGTGGCGCCAGCACGTCAAAATCAAGTAGTGATGCACCGCATTAA